The following nucleotide sequence is from Leopardus geoffroyi isolate Oge1 chromosome A1, O.geoffroyi_Oge1_pat1.0, whole genome shotgun sequence.
aatattaaatgaataaaagcataTGTGTCACTTAGAACAATGGATATTACAGAGCAAATTTTCAGTAAGTGTTAACTGTTATGAGATTTTACTACTCTGGGAAtattagacatttttaaagactttcttctgttttctctattatgtctatttcctcttgtttttgtttttgtttttggagatgGTGGTTTGACCTTGCTATGTCATGTCATAggtatttcttcaaatttcttgTGGTCCTGGGCTATCTTTTCATTATTAAGAATGAtattctcaggggtgcctgggtggctcagtaggttaatcaTCGAactcttcttgattttggctcaggtcatgatctcacatggttcatgagttcaagccccccatcaggctctgtgctgacagtgtggaacctgcttgggattctctttctcccctctctctttgtccctaccccatttgtgctctttctatctcaaaataaataaataaactttaaagaaggaTGATGCTCTCATATTTAAGAGTGATGAGAGGGGCTCCTGTGTCACTCAGATGGCTTAgcctctgactctcaatttcggcttaggtcatgatctcacggttgtgggactgagcccatcCCAGCatcagtgaaagagagagagacagacagaggaaggaaggaaggaaggaaggaaggaaggaaggaaggaaggaaggaagttagtttggatggaaggatgaagaGATACCATCCTGTCAGCTCTTTGTGAGTGCGTGAGGCCTGTTGATGGTAGGACTTCACTCTAATGTAACCATGCTAGGATAAGACTATTATCTTTGGAGACCCTTCCGAATATTAGTATGTGTAAATggttttttataagattttttaaatttttaagtaatctccgcATCtcgtgtgggacttgaactcacaacccagagaccaagagttgtatgctttactgactgagccagctaggcgccccatTATGTGTAAATCTTTATCTAAGCTTTTCATATTCTCCAGGTTAGAATTCTACAATATCTGCTGTGTGAAGGAAAGTTAGACAGGAGATCAGGTATATACCCTGTGTGCTACAATTGGAGAGTATTGCATGATAAGGGTGATCTGGAAATTTCATCATTCAGGATGCAAAGTTTTGCTTCACCTCCCTATTTTTACTTTCACGCTTCAACTTTTACTCAGCTTTGCCTAAGGTCTCCGAAACTAGGGGTCATCCcatttaatttcttcaaagaagtaACTTCCCATTCTCTGCCTCTGAGATACTTTCCTGTCTATATAGGCTGATGAAATGGTTGGACTATCCAACTTTCCTTTTTAGTTCTTAACTGACTTCAGCTTTCTTATACATGGTTCCTCTAAATCTTGTACCTAAATTGAATACTGTAGGACAAACCCACTAGTTTTGTATGAACATTTCCAATGCAGGCACTTTACATGTTTCTTAGAACTGCTAACTCAATTGCTCTTCTTTTGGCTTTCTGTCATCAAAATTTTGGGTGTTCATTTGTGCATTCTTAGTCTTTATGTGTTCATaccacttttcctcttttctgtcattttagttagtattttatgggttttatgtttatttatttttgaaagagagtacaATTGgggaaagggcggggggggggacaggatctgaagcaggctctgcaccgacagcagagaTTTGagcctcaaactcacagaaataggatgctcaactgactgagccactcaggagccccttaGTGAGTATTTTTAAAGGAGGGAGAATAACTAAGAGTAGTCAACCCACCTACTTTTCTATTTCTACCCTTGTAGTGGTCAATTTTTCAATAATGTATctatcttacattttttaaatgtaatttgaaCTTAACATTTTTAGATGCAAATTTTTTAGATCCCTCCTTAATCCATTTTTGAGAGCATTTTTGAGATCATTGAATTTATAGCATCTATTCCAAACAATTTCCCTCCTTATGTAGCAACCTTTCACTTTGGCTAGGACTCAGACCACCCAAAGCTTCCGAGGTGGTCCCAGACAGTTAAAGCAAGGCCAAAGATGGGTCTTCAGATTCTGAGACTAAAATCTCCACGTTATAATTCTCTGCCTCGTGAAATAATGATTGCTTCAATAGCAGGTATACTATCTTAATTAGTCTAATCAGAGTAAAACTAAGTTTTGCTCTATGACTGGGAATGGGAATCTCTTGTGGGGCGGAAAATGAGAGCAGGTGACCATAGTTGTAGCTGGAATAAATCTTGTGAACCTAAGGGAAGGTGGCTTTAGGAATAAGACTGCTCTAAACAAAACTAGCATGTTTGTGTACTTATTAAATACTTTGGTAAATTATGAGAAGCTGCAACTAAATTATGACTTTACATAATGCGTTCCACCCcaatattttacttcattttctcccAGTTCACAGTTCACTGCTGTTAAGGAAATCTACAGAGATGCCTTCTTGTACTATAATAACTATCTATTTGTGTTCCATCTTACAGTTTATCCAATTTCATATCCTCTGAGAAGACTCTCAAAGTGACTCATGTATACTTTCCCTTTGCATTACAACCGAAAGAAGGCCAAGTAATGATGCAATCTTCTTTCAGGTTTTCAGTCTTCTCAGAAATACCACAAAGTTCTGGGGGCCAGGAATCacatcttgtttttaaaacaatactaaCAACATCAGAAACTGTAAAGAGTATAAAACAATTCTTATGGaagatagaatatatttttaatcactaCACACAATGAGTAAAACAACATTTGTTTCTAAAGGGACATTTATATTAGTGGAATTTAGGTAGCTTTCATCTAACTGAAAATCTGTGGAGACGCATGGTGGCGCTGCAGGATAACATCGCGCCGGGGGAAAACTGAATTGGATGTTCTGGACCCTGTTACCCAGTGCGCACAGAGCGTTGGGAAGACAAAAAGAACACACCTTCAAAGGGCGAACTACAAGCTATTCAACGGGGTTAAAATCCTTAGGCCTCCGAAGATTCGACGGACATTATCAGAGGCACATTTCCCAGAACTGCGAAGGGTAGCTGAAGCGATTCTGCAGGAAGCTTTCAGGAAAGGAGCTATGGAGAACGGAAGAGCAGACACTCTGCAGATAAGGCAAGTCCTGCTTCTCTTTGTTTTGCTAGGAATATCTCAGGCGGGTTCCGAGTCTGGGCGCTTTTCTGTGGCAGAGGAAATGCAGAGTGGGAGCTTTGTAGGCAACTTGGCAAAGGACCTGGGAGTAGAAGTGGGTGAGCTGTTCTCAAGGGGGGCTCAGGTGGTCTCTAATGATAACAAAAACCGTTTGCAGCTGGACAAAAACACCGGGGATTTGCTCTTAAGCGAATCGCTAGACCGGGAGGAGCTCTGTGGCTCCACTGAGCCTTGTGTGCTGCATTTCCAGGTATTAATGAAAAACCCTTTGCAGTTTTTACGCATTGAGCTCCAGGTCACGGACATAAATGACCACTCTCCCAtattcttagaaaaagaaatgctccTAGAAATCCCAGAGAATAGTCCTGTTGGTGCTGTGTTCTTACTAGAAAGTGCGAAGGATTTAGATGTAGGAATCAATGCTCTGAAGAACTACATAATAAGCCCCAACTCTCATTTCCACATTAAAATGCGAGTCAATCCGGACAATAGGAAATACCCAGAGTTGGTTCTGGACAAGGCACTGGATTATGAAGAGCAGTCTGAGCTCAGTTTCATCCTTACTGCTCTGGATGGTGGGTCTCCACCTAGGTCTGGGACTGCAACTGTCCGGGTGGTGGTTGTGGACATTAATGACAACTCCCCCGAGTTTGAGCAACCATTTTATGAGGTGAAGATTCCAGAGAATAGCATATTAGGCTCACTCATTGTCACCGTCTCAGCTTGGGATTTAGACTcaggaaaaaatggagaaatatcaTATTCTTTTTCCCATGCCTCAGAAGATATTCGCAAGACATTTGAAATTAATCAAAAGTCTGGAGAAGTCAGTTTAACAGCATCCATGGATTTTGAAACAATTGAATCATATTCAGTAATCATTCAAGCTACAGATGGGGGAGGTCTCTTTGGAAAATCAACAGTCAGAATTCAGGTGATGGATGTGAATGACAATGCTCCTGAAATAGCCATATCGTCAATTACCAGTCCAATCCCAGAAAATTCGCCTGAGACTGTGGTTATGGTTTTTAGCATCCGAGACAGAGACTCTGGGGACAATGGGAGGATGATTTGTTCTATCCCAGAAGACCTCCCTTTCATGCTAAAATCTTCAGTTGAGAATTATTACACTTTGGAAACGGAGAAAATGCTGGATAGAGAGAGCCAGGCCGAGTACAACATCACCATCACCGTCACTGACTTGGGGACCCCCAGGCTGAAAACGCAGCACAACATCACCGTGACGGTCTCCGACGTCAACGACAACGCCCCCGCCTTCAGCCAAACCACCTACACCCTGCGCGTCCGCGAGAACAACAGCCCCGCCCTGCACATCGGCAGCGTGAGCGCCACGGACAGGGACTCGGGCGCCAACGCCCAGGTCACCTACT
It contains:
- the LOC123604996 gene encoding protocadherin beta-11; the encoded protein is MENGRADTLQIRQVLLLFVLLGISQAGSESGRFSVAEEMQSGSFVGNLAKDLGVEVGELFSRGAQVVSNDNKNRLQLDKNTGDLLLSESLDREELCGSTEPCVLHFQVLMKNPLQFLRIELQVTDINDHSPIFLEKEMLLEIPENSPVGAVFLLESAKDLDVGINALKNYIISPNSHFHIKMRVNPDNRKYPELVLDKALDYEEQSELSFILTALDGGSPPRSGTATVRVVVVDINDNSPEFEQPFYEVKIPENSILGSLIVTVSAWDLDSGKNGEISYSFSHASEDIRKTFEINQKSGEVSLTASMDFETIESYSVIIQATDGGGLFGKSTVRIQVMDVNDNAPEIAISSITSPIPENSPETVVMVFSIRDRDSGDNGRMICSIPEDLPFMLKSSVENYYTLETEKMLDRESQAEYNITITVTDLGTPRLKTQHNITVTVSDVNDNAPAFSQTTYTLRVRENNSPALHIGSVSATDRDSGANAQVTYSLLPPADPQLPLASLVSVNADNGQLFALRSLDYEALQAFEFGVRAADRGSPALSSQARVRVLVLDDNDNAPFVLYPPQNGSAPCTELVPRAAEAGYLVTKVVAVDGDSGQNAWLSYQLLKATEPGLFGVWAHNGEVRTARLLSERDAVKHRLVVLVRDNGEPPRSASVTLHVLLVDGFSQPYLPLPEVAAAEARADPLTVYLVVALASVSSLFLFSVLVFVAVRLCRRSRAASAGRCSGPEGHFPGHLVDVSGSGTLSQSYQYEVCLTGGSGTNEFKFLKPIIPNLPPQCSGKETEENPTFGNSFGFNI